A portion of the Terriglobia bacterium genome contains these proteins:
- a CDS encoding radical SAM protein, translating into MRLDLTLNNFRNQRVIIHAKHDSISICLNHFNNSLNFDREGRMISVFLNGHTFQRSEDNRYLVKWKTDKLGSPLTMRRSLEPKEIQEFFTNARETVREVLEALQLQKMKALIEQHIPVSEAKAVQEWMQRILSYTLDRYAERAKEFLQIYKPISILPPDQYRSLVVQGTEGCHYNQCSFCTFYKDREFRIKTPAEFRKHLKDVRNYYGESLRLRRTIFLGDANAIVTPQKTLLKFLDALNEEFDITPPGMEKEDRTLWKKAHPIHFNGIVSFMDCFSSKQKTVEEFKEMAARNLKRVYIGVETGSDPLLAFLNKPGRSEEIREAVEHVKKADLSVGLIIMVGIGGMKFNADHIEKTVKLLRSLPLNEHDLIYFSEFVQLPEMPYTRKATEERIRPLSPTQIKTQMTLMRQQLRANYPIPPAKLSVYDVRDFMY; encoded by the coding sequence ATGCGCCTGGACCTCACACTCAACAACTTCCGCAACCAGCGGGTCATCATTCATGCCAAGCATGATTCCATCTCCATTTGTCTGAACCACTTCAACAACAGCCTCAACTTCGACCGTGAAGGACGGATGATCTCCGTTTTTCTGAATGGGCATACCTTCCAACGCAGCGAAGACAATCGGTATCTGGTCAAATGGAAGACCGACAAGTTGGGTTCCCCGCTAACCATGCGCCGCTCCCTGGAACCGAAAGAGATCCAGGAGTTTTTCACCAACGCGCGGGAGACCGTTCGTGAGGTTCTCGAGGCCTTGCAGCTGCAGAAAATGAAGGCTCTGATTGAGCAGCATATCCCGGTGAGTGAAGCCAAAGCGGTTCAGGAGTGGATGCAGCGAATTCTCTCCTACACCCTGGATCGTTACGCCGAGCGAGCCAAGGAATTTCTTCAGATCTATAAACCGATCAGTATCCTCCCGCCCGACCAGTACCGCTCGCTGGTGGTCCAGGGGACTGAAGGGTGCCATTACAACCAGTGCAGCTTTTGCACCTTTTACAAGGACCGCGAGTTCCGAATCAAGACGCCCGCGGAGTTTCGAAAACATCTCAAGGACGTCCGGAATTATTACGGGGAATCCCTCCGCCTGCGCCGGACGATTTTTCTCGGTGACGCCAACGCCATCGTGACGCCCCAGAAAACCCTCCTGAAGTTTCTCGACGCCCTCAATGAGGAGTTCGATATCACCCCGCCCGGCATGGAGAAAGAAGACCGCACCCTTTGGAAGAAAGCCCATCCCATCCACTTCAACGGGATCGTGTCCTTCATGGATTGCTTCTCCTCCAAGCAAAAGACGGTCGAGGAATTCAAGGAGATGGCAGCTCGAAATCTCAAACGAGTCTATATTGGAGTCGAGACGGGAAGTGATCCCCTCCTGGCCTTCCTCAATAAACCCGGCCGGAGTGAAGAGATTCGCGAAGCCGTGGAGCACGTCAAGAAGGCCGATCTGTCCGTGGGGTTGATTATTATGGTGGGGATTGGAGGAATGAAGTTCAATGCGGACCATATCGAAAAAACGGTCAAGCTGTTGCGCTCCCTCCCGCTGAACGAGCACGATCTGATTTATTTCTCTGAATTTGTACAACTTCCGGAGATGCCCTATACGCGCAAGGCCACGGAAGAGCGAATCCGACCGCTTTCACCCACTCAAATCAAGACCCAAATGACCCTGATGCGCCAACAACTCCGAGCTAATTATCCGATCCCACCGGCGAAGCTCTCGGTCTACGACGTCAGGGATTTCATGTACTGA
- a CDS encoding Glu/Leu/Phe/Val dehydrogenase codes for MTQELTETLNAFEIAQKQFADAADILGLDEGVRKKLRTPERCLTVAIPTRMDDGRLEVFVGHRVQHNTTRGPAKGGIRFHPNVTLDEVKALASWMTWKCATVGIPYGGAKGGITCNPKEMSQGELERMTRRYASEISIIIGPEKDIPAPDVYTNAQTMAWIMDTYSMNKGYAVPGVVTGKPLALGGSLGRNEATAQGCVYIIEEAAKKLGIDLKTATAVIQGYGNAGSIAAYLLHDLGVKIIAVSDSRGGILNTQGFDPRKVLEFKNQTGSVVGFPGTEPISNEEILKLKCDILVPAALENCITLKNAAKINAKIVAEAANGPTTPGADEILFDRKIVVLPDILANAGGVTVSYFEWVQNVQELYWDIEDVNSRLKKIMTRSFNDVYAIHKDKKINMRKAAYVLAVGRVAEAFKLRGLFP; via the coding sequence ATGACTCAAGAGTTAACGGAAACCTTGAATGCCTTCGAGATTGCCCAGAAACAGTTCGCCGATGCGGCGGACATTTTAGGGCTGGACGAAGGTGTTCGCAAGAAGCTCAGAACTCCCGAACGATGTCTAACCGTCGCCATCCCCACCCGGATGGACGACGGCCGTCTTGAGGTTTTTGTCGGACATCGGGTACAACACAACACCACCCGCGGCCCCGCTAAGGGCGGGATCCGTTTTCATCCCAACGTCACCCTGGATGAAGTCAAAGCTCTGGCCAGCTGGATGACTTGGAAGTGTGCGACGGTCGGCATCCCCTATGGCGGCGCTAAGGGCGGCATTACCTGCAACCCGAAGGAGATGTCCCAAGGCGAACTGGAACGAATGACCCGCCGCTATGCCTCGGAGATCTCGATCATTATCGGACCTGAAAAAGACATCCCTGCACCGGATGTGTACACCAATGCTCAGACCATGGCCTGGATCATGGATACTTATTCCATGAACAAGGGCTATGCGGTGCCTGGCGTGGTTACCGGAAAGCCTCTGGCGTTGGGTGGATCGCTCGGCCGCAATGAAGCCACCGCCCAGGGTTGCGTTTACATCATTGAAGAAGCCGCTAAGAAACTGGGCATCGATTTGAAGACCGCCACTGCCGTGATTCAAGGGTATGGGAATGCCGGATCCATCGCGGCCTACCTCCTTCATGACCTCGGAGTGAAAATCATCGCCGTCAGTGACTCCCGGGGAGGCATCTTGAACACCCAGGGTTTCGATCCGAGAAAAGTATTGGAGTTCAAGAATCAGACCGGCTCGGTCGTGGGTTTCCCGGGCACCGAACCGATCTCCAATGAAGAGATCCTCAAGCTCAAGTGCGACATCCTGGTCCCGGCAGCCCTCGAAAACTGCATTACTCTGAAGAACGCTGCCAAGATCAATGCGAAGATCGTGGCGGAGGCGGCGAATGGACCGACCACGCCGGGCGCCGACGAGATTCTCTTCGACCGCAAGATCGTCGTCCTTCCCGACATTCTCGCCAATGCCGGCGGAGTCACGGTCAGCTACTTCGAGTGGGTACAGAACGTTCAGGAACTGTACTGGGATATCGAGGACGTGAACTCCCGCTTGAAGAAGATTATGACCCGCAGCTTTAACGACGTTTACGCCATCCACAAGGACAAGAAGATCAACATGCGGAAGGCGGCCTATGTACTGGCAGTCGGTCGTGTGGCAGAGGCCTTTAAGTTGCGCGGCCTGTTTCCATGA
- a CDS encoding DmsE family decaheme c-type cytochrome, translating into MTSSTSPLKAIKMTLISGLVLVGLVGAFSLSFSKSAKPDKGKTPQATSANYKAEDYVGAETCKTCHEEIYNNFQKTGHFKLTRYGNWTADNKGCEACHGPGKAHVDAGGDKTKIHTFEDQSAKQISETCLRCHAGKEEHNNFRRGEHWRNDVSCINCHAPHSATATAQKMLVQKEPMLCFSCHNEIKAQFAMPFRHKVIEGTMKCTDCHNPHGGFEQKQVRLATGGDAPCMKCHADKQGPFVFEHAPLREEGCTICHIPHGSNNAKLLKRNEVRILCLECHSNAGTVGAPDTPSFHNQATVRFQNCTTCHAKIHGSNLDRFYFR; encoded by the coding sequence ATGACCTCATCCACGAGCCCGCTGAAAGCGATCAAAATGACGCTCATCAGCGGCTTGGTGCTTGTAGGACTTGTGGGCGCCTTTTCCCTATCCTTCTCGAAATCGGCAAAGCCCGACAAGGGAAAAACTCCGCAGGCTACATCGGCGAATTACAAGGCGGAGGATTATGTCGGGGCTGAGACCTGCAAGACCTGCCACGAAGAGATATACAACAACTTCCAAAAGACGGGCCACTTCAAGCTGACGCGATATGGAAACTGGACGGCCGACAACAAGGGCTGCGAGGCCTGTCATGGCCCGGGCAAAGCTCACGTGGATGCAGGTGGCGATAAGACCAAGATCCATACGTTCGAGGACCAGTCAGCCAAACAGATCTCTGAAACATGTCTCCGTTGCCACGCCGGAAAAGAGGAGCACAACAACTTCCGCCGGGGGGAACACTGGCGGAATGATGTGAGCTGTATCAACTGCCATGCGCCGCATTCGGCGACGGCGACGGCTCAGAAGATGCTGGTCCAGAAAGAGCCGATGCTGTGCTTCTCCTGCCACAACGAAATCAAAGCGCAATTCGCCATGCCTTTCCGTCACAAGGTCATCGAAGGCACCATGAAGTGCACCGACTGCCACAATCCTCACGGAGGGTTTGAACAAAAGCAGGTGAGGCTGGCAACCGGCGGCGACGCCCCCTGCATGAAATGTCACGCGGACAAACAGGGACCCTTTGTATTTGAGCATGCCCCGCTGAGGGAAGAGGGTTGCACGATTTGCCATATCCCGCACGGGTCGAACAATGCAAAACTGCTGAAACGCAATGAGGTGCGGATCCTCTGCCTGGAGTGCCACAGCAATGCCGGCACGGTGGGAGCCCCTGATACCCCCTCGTTCCACAACCAGGCGACCGTGCGCTTCCAGAACTGCACTACGTGTCATGCCAAGATCCACGGGTCGAATCTCGATCGATTCTACTTCCGCTGA
- a CDS encoding C-GCAxxG-C-C family protein has protein sequence MDSSNRRSFVKNVGGIAIGAVAGSGVTRLISSDEAPLAVPALPWPYVELDPIAVAERAYLGYSNGGCMYGAFEGIIGELRTKLGAPFDTFPTTMMKYGGGGVAGWGSLCGALNGIAAAIYLLKDSKTGNDLISEIFNWYGVEKLPNYRPKTPKFEIATTVSESQLCHVSVTKWANHTGFKTGSPERAERCAWLTASVAKRTTELLNQQLSGTYQRTHLTPANVTLCLQCHGPSGTVANVHITGGQSNCTSCHHRHWAGGVEF, from the coding sequence ATGGACTCATCCAATAGAAGAAGTTTCGTCAAGAACGTGGGTGGAATCGCCATCGGTGCAGTCGCTGGATCCGGGGTCACGAGACTTATTTCGTCGGACGAAGCGCCGCTGGCTGTTCCGGCTTTGCCTTGGCCCTATGTGGAATTGGATCCGATTGCAGTAGCCGAGAGAGCGTATCTGGGCTATTCCAACGGTGGGTGCATGTACGGGGCATTCGAAGGCATTATCGGGGAGTTACGCACCAAGCTGGGAGCACCATTCGATACCTTTCCCACGACCATGATGAAATACGGCGGTGGGGGGGTCGCCGGCTGGGGTAGTCTTTGTGGAGCTCTGAATGGCATCGCCGCAGCCATTTATCTTCTCAAGGATTCAAAAACCGGAAACGATCTGATTAGCGAAATCTTCAATTGGTACGGAGTAGAGAAGCTCCCGAATTACAGACCCAAGACCCCAAAGTTCGAGATTGCCACCACGGTTTCGGAGTCCCAACTCTGTCATGTGTCCGTCACGAAGTGGGCTAATCACACGGGTTTCAAGACGGGCTCTCCCGAGCGAGCTGAAAGATGCGCCTGGCTGACTGCTTCTGTCGCCAAGCGGACAACAGAACTGTTGAATCAACAACTCTCCGGGACCTATCAGCGGACACACCTGACGCCTGCTAATGTTACTTTGTGTTTGCAGTGTCATGGACCCAGTGGCACGGTAGCCAATGTCCATATTACCGGGGGTCAAAGTAACTGTACCTCTTGTCATCATCGCCACTGGGCTGGAGGAGTCGAGTTCTGA
- a CDS encoding NapC/NirT family cytochrome c: protein MVKKLILAFTFLLILASLSLAANPTPAPLNVPTYNYTESNGCPSCHFTSGAGGDHMMEAVGVTIDKANTAFTLSGSGWRASRHAQSNHGSTQNTFCAKCHSPIQATPQATFNNGFMENTALIADGTMEGVTCAGCHPPHGTVPRLGIYHYGQDKTKAASYTLVAEDEQDLLCLNCHVNRHNESNVAFKRMYDAGVQCTDCHMAVYGQIVNSTVMKRFHDFKVAENLPYSCGVDGAVSGFRCHPGFSTEATLAFLPFLKEQHSDWWPLNPSAGKRAGTTAARTLTTPADYMDLWKEIQNRTTRVSVEAKRVDRIPAAQ, encoded by the coding sequence ATGGTAAAGAAGCTCATTTTAGCATTTACGTTCTTACTTATTCTTGCAAGTCTATCTTTGGCCGCCAATCCCACCCCGGCACCGCTCAATGTTCCGACCTATAACTATACGGAGTCGAACGGCTGTCCGAGTTGCCACTTTACGTCGGGCGCGGGGGGCGATCACATGATGGAAGCGGTGGGCGTGACGATCGACAAGGCGAACACCGCCTTCACGTTGTCTGGAAGCGGTTGGCGTGCTTCCCGGCATGCTCAATCCAATCATGGATCCACTCAGAACACCTTCTGTGCAAAATGCCACTCTCCTATCCAGGCCACACCTCAAGCGACCTTTAACAATGGATTCATGGAGAACACCGCGTTGATAGCTGATGGCACGATGGAAGGTGTGACTTGCGCGGGATGCCACCCGCCTCATGGTACTGTTCCCCGGCTGGGGATCTATCATTACGGCCAGGACAAGACCAAGGCGGCATCTTACACATTGGTTGCCGAAGACGAACAAGACCTGTTGTGCCTTAACTGCCACGTCAATCGACACAACGAAAGCAATGTGGCCTTCAAGCGCATGTACGACGCCGGTGTGCAGTGCACCGATTGCCACATGGCTGTTTATGGTCAGATTGTAAATAGCACGGTGATGAAGCGCTTCCATGATTTCAAGGTCGCAGAGAACCTTCCGTATTCCTGCGGTGTCGACGGTGCGGTTTCAGGATTCCGTTGCCATCCCGGTTTCAGCACGGAAGCAACACTCGCTTTCCTGCCCTTCTTGAAGGAGCAGCACAGTGATTGGTGGCCACTGAATCCGAGTGCCGGCAAAAGGGCAGGTACGACGGCTGCAAGGACACTGACAACACCAGCGGATTACATGGACCTGTGGAAAGAGATCCAGAACCGGACCACCCGGGTATCGGTCGAAGCAAAACGAGTGGATCGAATCCCGGCTGCCCAGTAG
- a CDS encoding OsmC family protein, with protein sequence MSVIVNHRDKYSFEAHTRNHLILSDQPTSSGGGDSAMTPNELFVSSLGLSMAVYIQHFFRARNLPGDRFSLHLDWEQEENPTRISKVSACIHLPPEVPERYREALRHAAESCPLEHTLRSALKIEVQIG encoded by the coding sequence ATGTCAGTGATTGTGAATCACCGTGATAAGTATTCCTTCGAGGCCCATACACGGAATCATCTGATCCTGAGCGATCAGCCAACTTCTTCTGGAGGCGGCGACTCGGCCATGACCCCCAATGAGCTGTTCGTCTCCTCCTTGGGCCTGAGCATGGCAGTCTATATCCAGCACTTCTTCCGGGCCCGGAACCTGCCCGGAGATCGGTTTTCGCTTCACCTCGACTGGGAGCAGGAGGAAAATCCGACCCGGATTTCCAAAGTGAGTGCCTGCATTCATCTGCCCCCTGAGGTGCCCGAACGTTATCGAGAAGCCCTGCGCCACGCCGCGGAATCCTGCCCTCTCGAGCACACGTTGCGGTCTGCACTCAAGATTGAAGTCCAAATCGGGTAA